A genome region from Musa acuminata AAA Group cultivar baxijiao chromosome BXJ3-5, Cavendish_Baxijiao_AAA, whole genome shotgun sequence includes the following:
- the LOC103985193 gene encoding cytochrome b-c1 complex subunit 9, mitochondrial yields MAAAVSVWEGLYRVLMRRNSVYVTFVVAGAFVGERMVDSGVHKLWEYNNVGKRYEDIPVLGQRQSE; encoded by the exons ATGGCGGCTGCAGTGAGTGTGTGGGAGGGGCTGTACCGCGTCCTGATGCGCCGCAACTCCGTCTACGTTACCTTTGTTGTTGCCGGCGCCTTCGTCGGAGAGCGG ATGGTTGACTCCGGCGTTCACAAGCTGTGGGAGTACAATAATGTTGGG AAGAGATACGAGGATATTCCAGTATTGGGGCAAAGGCAATCAGAATGA